From the genome of Candidatus Nitrosocosmicus oleophilus, one region includes:
- a CDS encoding cation diffusion facilitator family transporter, producing the protein MINEIITRTETSIETRRLKIVVVILTIYLAVEIVAGYITGSLALIADALYMFADVFGISLVLVASIFSKKPPTPLHTYGFYRSEILSSLANCVILLLISIFIIFEAYRRIFEPRDIESSIMLIVAIIGLIVNLVGLRLLKGTHKHAEHTFSESTQEYNNLGMTDALHIQGAKLELFSDLLGSIAIIIGAVLIYYTNYYLIDSIISFGLALFIIPRVWYLLQRSISILMDSFSVKFVV; encoded by the coding sequence ATGATAAATGAAATCATAACGAGAACCGAAACATCAATAGAAACTAGGAGGTTAAAAATAGTTGTAGTTATATTAACTATCTATCTAGCGGTAGAAATCGTGGCTGGATATATCACCGGAAGTCTGGCTTTAATTGCAGATGCTCTGTACATGTTTGCAGATGTCTTCGGAATTTCACTTGTTCTTGTAGCTTCCATATTTAGTAAAAAGCCTCCAACTCCTTTGCATACCTACGGATTCTATAGATCTGAAATTCTGTCCTCTCTTGCCAATTGTGTTATTCTGTTATTGATATCAATCTTTATCATATTTGAAGCCTACAGACGGATTTTTGAACCTCGCGACATAGAAAGCTCCATCATGCTGATCGTTGCCATAATAGGATTAATTGTAAATCTTGTTGGGCTCAGGCTTTTAAAAGGAACGCATAAACATGCGGAACATACATTTTCTGAATCAACACAGGAATATAACAATTTAGGAATGACCGATGCTCTTCATATTCAAGGTGCAAAGCTAGAATTATTTAGTGATCTTCTTGGATCTATTGCAATCATCATTGGAGCTGTTCTCATATATTATACTAATTATTATCTGATAGATTCCATAATTAGCTTTGGTCTCGCTCTGTTCATTATACCTCGTGTTTGGTATTTGTTGCAAAGATCAATATCAATTTTAATGGACAGTTTCTCCGTCAAGTTTGTTGTATAA
- a CDS encoding 5' nucleotidase, NT5C type has product MVSEITIALDLDSVLADVMQIWLEEYNTIFNTKIKKRDISDWHIHNILSISKQQITDLFIMVWQKRWQDIPPTSNDLSDVIIQLQDKGFRISIITKRERVTMPFVAHWLDLNNIPFNDIVFIFDDVSKSHFPFFLLVDDSPINAKEVVTPKQIIIFDQPWNKSLASYTRISKLNELIDLV; this is encoded by the coding sequence ATGGTATCTGAAATAACTATCGCACTAGATCTCGATTCTGTTTTAGCTGATGTAATGCAAATCTGGTTAGAGGAATATAATACAATTTTTAATACCAAAATAAAAAAGCGGGATATATCTGATTGGCATATACATAATATATTATCAATAAGCAAACAACAGATAACGGATTTATTCATAATGGTCTGGCAAAAACGCTGGCAGGACATACCTCCAACCAGTAACGACCTTTCAGATGTAATAATTCAATTACAAGACAAGGGCTTTCGAATTTCCATTATTACAAAGAGAGAGCGTGTTACAATGCCATTTGTGGCTCATTGGCTAGACCTAAATAATATACCTTTTAATGATATTGTTTTCATTTTTGATGACGTGTCAAAGAGCCATTTTCCTTTCTTTCTATTGGTCGATGATTCTCCAATCAATGCGAAGGAAGTTGTTACTCCTAAACAGATAATAATTTTTGATCAGCCTTGGAATAAATCTTTAGCATCTTATACAAGAATAAGCAAATTGAATGAGCTAATTGACTTGGTATGA
- a CDS encoding redox-regulated ATPase YchF translates to MGKANVGKSTFFNAATDSSIPIANFPFTTINPNIGVAFVRVNCVCKEMGVLDNPITSKCIDGIRYIPIKLIDVAGLVPGAHSGRGLGNKFLDDARQADVLVHVIDISGSTDEEGRPVNPGEGNPLFDLEFIEDEFDLWIRSLILRDWDKIIRESENLKQRIETVLSNRLSGLSISEQLIRNSLDHINLIKKPSEWTKEDLLILSKQIRTRSKPIILAANKADISSSDINIEKLKNLKRPFFPTVCEAELLLRRASHKNLIYYLPGDSSFKIKQSETLSNKQNEALEVVSGILHRFGSTGIQQVINYACFEILQNIVVYPVEDEYKFTDKKGNVFPDARIISNDSTAKNLAYLIHNDLGKGFLYAIDARTKQRIGAEHKLKNGDIIKIVSTMSRN, encoded by the coding sequence TTGGGTAAAGCAAATGTTGGTAAATCAACATTCTTTAATGCAGCTACAGATTCATCAATACCAATTGCTAATTTTCCGTTTACTACTATTAATCCGAATATCGGTGTTGCATTTGTAAGAGTAAATTGTGTTTGTAAAGAGATGGGTGTTTTGGATAATCCCATTACTTCTAAGTGTATTGACGGAATAAGATATATCCCAATAAAACTAATAGATGTAGCAGGACTAGTTCCCGGTGCACACTCGGGAAGAGGTTTAGGCAATAAATTTTTAGATGACGCTCGTCAGGCTGACGTTCTAGTCCACGTAATAGATATCTCAGGATCTACCGACGAAGAAGGCAGGCCAGTTAATCCGGGTGAAGGAAATCCGCTTTTTGATTTGGAGTTCATAGAAGATGAATTTGATCTTTGGATACGTTCATTAATTCTGAGGGATTGGGACAAAATAATACGAGAAAGTGAAAATCTAAAACAAAGGATAGAAACTGTATTGTCTAATAGACTTTCTGGTCTATCAATTAGCGAACAATTAATCAGAAATTCCTTGGACCATATAAATTTGATCAAAAAGCCAAGCGAATGGACTAAAGAGGATTTGCTCATATTAAGCAAACAAATACGAACACGCTCCAAACCAATTATTTTAGCAGCTAACAAAGCCGATATCTCATCATCAGATATCAATATTGAAAAATTGAAGAATTTAAAGAGACCGTTTTTTCCTACTGTATGCGAGGCTGAATTGTTGTTAAGGAGAGCTTCTCATAAAAATCTTATTTATTATTTGCCAGGGGATTCGAGTTTCAAAATCAAGCAATCTGAAACACTTTCTAACAAACAGAATGAGGCGTTGGAGGTTGTATCTGGTATATTACACAGGTTCGGTTCGACAGGGATTCAGCAAGTAATAAATTATGCGTGTTTTGAAATATTACAAAATATTGTAGTTTATCCAGTGGAGGACGAATATAAATTTACAGACAAAAAGGGGAATGTCTTTCCTGATGCAAGAATAATTTCCAATGACTCAACTGCCAAAAATTTGGCATATTTGATTCACAATGACTTGGGAAAAGGATTTCTCTATGCTATTGATGCAAGAACAAAACAACGAATTGGTGCTGAGCATAAACTGAAAAATGGCGATATAATTAAGATAGTATCCACAATGAGTAGGAATTAA